From a single Oxalobacter vibrioformis genomic region:
- a CDS encoding restriction endonuclease subunit S, whose amino-acid sequence MSFYVEAGMVNHHLEQMAQAIFKSWFVDFEPFADSEFIDSEFGKIPMGWQVGTLSELITVKYGKDHKKLANGSIPVFGSGGIMRFVDIALYRNESVLIPRKGTLNNVIYVNQPFWSVDTMFYTEMNRLNLAKFVYFFVRSKDLASMNTGAAVPSMTTEILNTLPVVIPPDEELARFEEIVGTQFAQIQDNLRENDTLSFLRDTLLSRLMSGELSVANHAAK is encoded by the coding sequence GTGAGTTTTTACGTTGAAGCAGGAATGGTAAATCATCATTTAGAGCAGATGGCGCAGGCCATTTTCAAAAGTTGGTTTGTGGATTTCGAGCCTTTTGCAGACAGTGAATTCATCGATAGCGAGTTTGGCAAAATTCCCATGGGTTGGCAGGTTGGAACGCTATCTGAACTCATCACAGTGAAATATGGTAAAGACCATAAGAAACTCGCCAACGGTTCCATTCCTGTTTTCGGCTCTGGTGGCATTATGCGCTTTGTTGATATCGCCTTATATAGAAACGAGTCAGTCCTGATACCGCGAAAAGGAACTTTAAACAACGTTATTTATGTTAACCAGCCTTTCTGGTCAGTCGATACCATGTTTTACACTGAGATGAATCGTCTGAACCTTGCAAAATTTGTGTACTTCTTCGTGCGATCAAAGGACTTGGCATCGATGAATACCGGAGCTGCCGTTCCAAGTATGACGACTGAAATCCTAAACACATTGCCTGTTGTAATACCACCAGATGAAGAATTGGCTCGTTTTGAGGAAATCGTTGGTACTCAGTTCGCGCAAATACAAGACAATTTGCGAGAAAATGATACCCTTTCCTTTCTCCGCGATACCCTTCTATCACGCCTGATGTCTGGCGAACTGTCCGTTGCCAATCATGCTGCTAAATGA